A part of Brachybacterium faecium DSM 4810 genomic DNA contains:
- a CDS encoding fibronectin type III domain-containing protein (PFAM: Fibronectin type III domain) → MSDTASTKRRRGRRLTLISSAAFAIVALVLTGFALRYPGLSSSEVDVSNGGVWVTSEERGLLGRLNVDAGELDARLSSTGQDLDIVQSGYTVIETGPHGMTMINTASVTRNGLVELPTGAEVTLGGDRAAISAPDGRVWILSPEEAGAFSAGAVEPVLDAGGSPRPVAISENGTVFVLDGAELLTYPRAGNTRDTTAEKPDTIDGVSQKAESIQLAAVGEEPVILDRENQLLRIGAGGKDYSLADEGVSNLDAAQLQQSGPASDSFVVATLDTLFVIPFSGGAAEAIPAGGTGTEVVRPAQVEGCAYGAWAGSLRYVRACEGQDPVAETIPEADSSADLTLRVNQDLVVLNDQKFGLSWEIMESMQLVDDWVIAQEIQTSTTEDKEKETLTTTITNVAAERDEENRPPTANDDTFGVRPGKNVVLPVTQNDTDPDGDILSVSVKGDQPDIGTVTSISGGTQLQIEVDEDASGTAAFTYQADDGRGGTDTATVTLEVRADGENSPPEPAEQRIAKVQVRSGQEISFNILPYWQDPDGDAFYLSNATVRPEDLVTFRPDGLITFNDAGLSPGTKEVALTFRDEKGDTAEGVVQIESVTDSDLAPITTADHASVVAGRSTTIKPLVNDLNPNGGNLELISVSDAEGLEVEPVLEAGTLNVTGERPGTYYLEYTVAASGASTASLGLVRVDVIEPEAEDLAPVAVDDMGTVTTGSDTLLDPLENDVDPTGGVLVVNGIDVPEGSGLKATVVNHHLVRIEAEPGATVGEEPVPVTYEVANSTGTSTGTIRVMVAGTDTQFANPEAVPDRAVVRAGDMVNIPVTENDISPTDSDLHLGEIMDTSRADDKGHTEPHQDRIRFRADDDASGEAVVQYEVVDETGRTGSALVHITIVPRDADNSAPRPDNLTARTVAGTPVRIPVPATGIDPDGDSVMLTGIASPMPELGEVVSANGEWIEYLPFEDSRGTDRFRYQVMDRHGAIGTAEVLVGIAAPNEANQAPYAVDDTVEVRPDREVQIPVLENDTDPEGDPLAVVRGDVKVMTEIEEIPPAEDAEDGYITVVTPSEPGTHTVLYSATDGQLKSSATATIKVAENAPLRAPIARDDFVDAEEVMDPETEHVDVDVLANDSDPDGSTNDLTVELDGSYEGVELIDDQGTVRIVPQEEQQRIRYTITDVDDLSSAGYIWVPGTAKQAPVWVGPPLEVQAGSEGTINLADPDNVRVRPGAQAAQITDPGLVTALHGDGSELVQDETTLIYRPAPDFSGNDTLTVEVTDGEVGDPSAATATLAIPVEVAPEETNLPPTFQGALLEVEQGGPSASIDLAAGAEDPEGDTLTYELGDHDAPDTVSVDLDGSTLTATATPKADRGTIIDVPVTVSDGTNPAVPATVQLTVGSSQRPRISTSLDEVAIDAGRTESVDVLANDSNPFPGGDRTLVSASTISGEGEIALDGDKVTITPDESYHGILSAEYRVQDDTGDPDREVTGMIRVTVRGLPEAPSAPRIGEIGDGFVELNFAAGADNGAPITGYTVSTASGPSVTQECASTSCTITGLTNDTEYTFQVVATNDVGDSDPSAASAVARPDVKPERPAAPNAERGDEQLTVAWTPPANKGSAIQTYTVQMRNTATNELSVQEVDGGTTQTVFSGLTNGVDYSFRVQAENLAADPSDWSDWSRAEHPAGRPAAPAETASAERIDDPVGGGITVTWPKMTQKEANGEPITKYIVTASSGKSLTVDAPTTKATFRGLDADTEHTFTYKGVNSVGEGVGASKASNAVTPWARPDAPGGVRATMPSEGKGAGPDGKATVHWKAADGKGTTVTKYVVRWNGGSKTVDAPATSADIGGLSNGTSYRFTVEARNGFADDGGVSPRSGESNAVRPYTRPAGPSISTSNGKCTAGDKCPVTVKASAGGGDGGAGNKTLQVKIDGGSWQDSDTSYSKTIQKKSGASVKVEARVVTTPKNADGSTATMTSSTVEKTEKARSWQQTPKYSDISWGSYVPSGTPKCENDNCRWFQVTLRDMTPGETYKVAFSNEGETRYKTIEMRADSNGTATSAPDENFYGYVRGGVPEWPMTIEVQVNGKWVTVAEDIYRP, encoded by the coding sequence ATGTCTGACACCGCTTCGACGAAGCGGCGCCGGGGGAGACGGCTGACACTCATCTCGTCGGCCGCGTTCGCGATCGTCGCTCTGGTGCTGACCGGCTTCGCTCTGCGCTACCCCGGGCTCTCCTCCTCCGAGGTCGACGTCTCCAACGGCGGTGTGTGGGTCACCAGCGAGGAGCGGGGCCTGCTCGGGCGGCTCAACGTCGACGCCGGTGAGCTGGACGCCCGGCTCTCCTCGACCGGGCAGGATCTCGACATCGTCCAATCCGGTTACACGGTGATCGAGACCGGCCCCCACGGCATGACCATGATCAACACCGCCTCGGTCACCCGCAACGGGCTGGTCGAGCTGCCCACCGGTGCGGAGGTCACCCTCGGCGGCGACCGGGCCGCGATCTCCGCCCCCGACGGCCGGGTCTGGATCCTGTCCCCGGAGGAGGCCGGGGCCTTCAGCGCCGGCGCTGTCGAGCCCGTCCTCGATGCCGGTGGATCACCGCGGCCGGTGGCCATCTCCGAGAACGGGACCGTCTTCGTGCTCGACGGCGCCGAGCTGCTGACCTACCCCCGTGCGGGCAACACCCGCGACACCACGGCGGAGAAGCCGGACACCATCGACGGCGTCTCCCAGAAGGCGGAGTCGATCCAGCTCGCCGCCGTCGGCGAGGAGCCCGTGATCCTGGACCGCGAGAATCAGCTGCTGCGCATCGGCGCCGGCGGGAAGGATTACAGCCTCGCCGACGAAGGGGTCTCGAACCTCGACGCCGCGCAGCTGCAGCAGTCCGGCCCCGCCTCCGACTCGTTCGTCGTCGCCACCCTCGACACGCTGTTCGTCATCCCCTTCAGCGGCGGTGCGGCCGAGGCGATCCCGGCCGGCGGCACAGGCACCGAGGTGGTCCGTCCCGCGCAGGTCGAGGGCTGCGCCTACGGCGCGTGGGCCGGCTCCCTGCGCTACGTGCGCGCCTGCGAGGGCCAGGACCCGGTCGCCGAGACGATCCCGGAAGCGGACAGCTCCGCGGACCTCACCCTGCGCGTCAACCAGGATCTCGTGGTCCTGAACGATCAGAAGTTCGGTCTGTCCTGGGAGATCATGGAGAGCATGCAGCTGGTGGATGACTGGGTGATCGCCCAGGAGATCCAGACCAGCACCACCGAGGACAAGGAGAAGGAGACCCTCACCACCACGATCACCAACGTGGCCGCGGAGCGTGACGAGGAGAACCGCCCGCCGACGGCGAACGACGACACCTTCGGGGTGCGTCCGGGCAAGAACGTCGTGCTGCCGGTGACGCAGAACGACACTGATCCCGACGGGGACATCCTGTCCGTGAGCGTCAAGGGCGACCAGCCGGACATCGGCACGGTCACCTCCATCAGCGGCGGCACGCAGCTGCAGATCGAGGTCGACGAGGACGCCAGCGGCACCGCGGCGTTCACCTACCAGGCGGACGACGGCCGCGGCGGCACGGACACCGCGACCGTGACCCTCGAGGTGCGCGCCGACGGTGAGAACTCCCCGCCCGAGCCCGCTGAGCAGAGGATCGCCAAGGTGCAGGTCCGCTCGGGCCAGGAGATCAGCTTCAACATCCTCCCGTACTGGCAGGACCCGGACGGCGACGCCTTCTACCTCTCCAACGCCACGGTCCGGCCGGAGGACCTCGTCACCTTCCGCCCCGATGGACTGATCACCTTCAACGACGCGGGGCTGTCACCGGGCACGAAGGAGGTGGCGCTGACCTTCCGCGACGAGAAGGGCGACACCGCCGAAGGCGTGGTCCAGATCGAGTCCGTCACCGACAGCGACCTCGCCCCGATCACCACCGCCGACCATGCCAGCGTCGTCGCCGGGCGCAGCACCACCATCAAACCGCTCGTCAACGACCTCAACCCCAACGGCGGCAACCTCGAGCTGATCAGCGTCAGCGACGCCGAGGGCCTCGAGGTCGAGCCGGTGCTGGAGGCTGGGACCCTCAACGTCACCGGCGAGCGTCCCGGCACCTACTACCTCGAGTACACGGTCGCCGCGAGCGGCGCGAGCACCGCCTCCCTCGGCCTGGTGCGCGTGGACGTGATCGAGCCCGAGGCCGAGGACCTGGCCCCGGTGGCCGTGGACGACATGGGCACCGTCACCACCGGCAGCGACACCCTCCTGGACCCGCTCGAGAACGATGTCGACCCCACCGGCGGCGTCCTCGTGGTCAACGGCATCGACGTGCCCGAGGGCAGCGGTCTGAAGGCCACCGTGGTCAACCACCACCTCGTCCGCATCGAGGCCGAACCGGGAGCGACCGTCGGCGAGGAGCCGGTGCCCGTCACCTACGAGGTCGCCAACTCCACCGGCACCTCCACCGGCACGATCCGCGTGATGGTGGCCGGCACCGACACCCAGTTCGCGAACCCCGAAGCCGTGCCGGACCGCGCCGTGGTGCGGGCCGGGGACATGGTGAACATCCCGGTCACCGAGAACGACATCTCACCCACCGACTCCGATCTCCACCTCGGCGAGATCATGGACACCTCCCGCGCCGACGACAAGGGGCACACCGAACCGCACCAGGACCGGATCAGGTTCCGTGCCGACGACGACGCCTCCGGCGAGGCGGTGGTGCAGTACGAGGTGGTGGACGAGACCGGCCGCACCGGCTCCGCCCTGGTCCACATCACCATCGTCCCGCGGGACGCGGACAACTCCGCACCCCGCCCCGACAACCTCACCGCCCGCACCGTCGCCGGCACCCCCGTGCGGATCCCCGTGCCCGCCACCGGCATCGACCCCGACGGGGACTCGGTGATGCTCACCGGCATCGCGAGCCCCATGCCCGAGCTGGGCGAGGTGGTCAGCGCCAACGGCGAATGGATCGAGTACCTGCCCTTCGAGGATTCCCGCGGCACGGATCGCTTCCGGTACCAGGTGATGGACCGTCACGGCGCGATCGGCACCGCCGAGGTGCTCGTCGGCATCGCGGCACCCAACGAGGCGAACCAGGCGCCCTATGCCGTGGACGACACGGTCGAGGTGCGCCCGGACCGCGAGGTGCAGATCCCCGTGCTCGAGAACGACACCGACCCCGAGGGCGACCCGCTGGCCGTGGTCCGCGGAGACGTCAAGGTGATGACCGAGATCGAGGAGATCCCGCCCGCCGAGGATGCCGAGGACGGCTACATCACCGTGGTCACCCCGTCGGAGCCAGGGACCCACACGGTGCTGTACTCGGCGACGGACGGCCAGCTGAAGAGCTCCGCGACTGCGACGATCAAGGTGGCGGAGAACGCCCCGCTGCGCGCCCCCATCGCCCGTGACGACTTCGTCGACGCGGAGGAGGTCATGGACCCCGAGACCGAGCACGTGGACGTGGACGTGCTGGCCAACGACTCCGACCCCGATGGCAGCACCAACGACCTCACGGTCGAGCTCGACGGCAGCTACGAGGGCGTCGAGCTGATCGACGACCAGGGCACCGTGCGGATCGTGCCGCAGGAGGAGCAGCAGCGCATCCGGTACACCATCACCGATGTGGACGACCTCTCCTCCGCCGGCTACATCTGGGTGCCCGGGACGGCGAAGCAGGCACCGGTCTGGGTGGGGCCGCCCCTCGAGGTGCAGGCCGGCTCCGAGGGCACGATCAACCTCGCCGACCCGGACAACGTGCGGGTGCGGCCCGGTGCACAGGCCGCCCAGATCACCGATCCCGGCCTGGTCACCGCCCTCCACGGCGACGGCAGCGAGCTGGTCCAGGACGAGACCACCCTGATCTACCGCCCGGCCCCTGACTTCTCCGGCAACGACACCCTCACCGTCGAGGTGACCGACGGCGAGGTGGGAGACCCCTCCGCGGCGACGGCGACCCTCGCGATCCCGGTCGAGGTCGCCCCCGAGGAGACGAATCTGCCACCCACCTTCCAGGGCGCGCTGCTCGAGGTCGAGCAGGGAGGGCCCTCTGCGAGCATCGACCTCGCCGCAGGCGCGGAGGATCCCGAGGGCGACACGCTCACCTATGAGCTCGGCGACCACGACGCTCCGGACACGGTCTCGGTGGACCTCGACGGCTCGACGCTCACCGCCACCGCGACGCCGAAGGCCGACAGGGGCACGATCATCGACGTGCCCGTCACCGTCAGCGACGGCACCAACCCGGCCGTCCCGGCGACCGTGCAGCTCACCGTCGGCAGCTCGCAGCGCCCACGGATCTCCACCTCCCTGGACGAGGTCGCGATCGATGCGGGACGCACGGAGTCCGTCGACGTCCTCGCCAACGACTCGAACCCCTTCCCCGGCGGGGACCGCACGCTGGTCAGCGCCTCGACGATCTCCGGCGAGGGCGAGATCGCCCTCGACGGCGACAAGGTGACGATCACCCCGGACGAGTCGTACCACGGCATCCTCAGCGCCGAGTACCGCGTCCAGGACGACACCGGCGACCCGGACCGCGAGGTGACCGGCATGATCCGGGTGACCGTGCGCGGGCTCCCCGAGGCGCCCTCCGCCCCGCGCATCGGAGAGATCGGCGACGGCTTCGTCGAGCTGAACTTCGCCGCGGGCGCGGACAACGGCGCCCCGATCACCGGCTACACCGTGAGCACCGCGAGCGGGCCCTCCGTCACCCAGGAGTGCGCCTCCACCTCGTGCACGATCACGGGCCTGACCAACGACACCGAGTACACCTTCCAGGTGGTCGCGACCAACGACGTCGGCGACTCCGACCCGTCGGCCGCCTCCGCCGTCGCCCGGCCCGATGTGAAGCCCGAGCGGCCCGCCGCACCGAACGCCGAGCGGGGCGACGAGCAGCTGACGGTCGCCTGGACCCCGCCGGCCAACAAGGGCTCCGCGATCCAGACGTACACCGTGCAGATGCGGAACACCGCCACGAACGAGCTGTCGGTCCAGGAGGTCGACGGCGGCACCACCCAGACGGTGTTCTCCGGCCTGACCAACGGCGTGGACTACAGCTTCCGGGTCCAGGCCGAGAACCTCGCCGCGGACCCCTCGGACTGGTCGGACTGGTCCCGGGCGGAGCACCCTGCCGGCCGGCCCGCGGCCCCCGCCGAGACCGCGAGCGCCGAGCGGATCGACGATCCCGTCGGCGGCGGAATCACCGTCACCTGGCCGAAGATGACGCAGAAGGAGGCCAACGGCGAACCGATCACGAAATACATCGTCACCGCCTCCTCCGGGAAGTCCCTCACCGTGGATGCCCCGACCACGAAGGCCACGTTCCGCGGTCTCGACGCCGACACCGAGCACACCTTCACCTACAAGGGCGTGAACTCGGTGGGCGAGGGCGTCGGCGCGTCGAAGGCCTCCAACGCGGTCACCCCGTGGGCGCGGCCGGACGCCCCCGGCGGAGTGCGCGCCACCATGCCCAGCGAGGGCAAGGGCGCGGGACCGGACGGGAAGGCGACCGTGCACTGGAAGGCGGCCGACGGCAAGGGCACCACCGTCACCAAGTACGTGGTGCGGTGGAACGGCGGGTCGAAGACCGTCGACGCCCCCGCCACGAGCGCCGACATCGGCGGGCTGAGCAACGGCACCTCGTACCGGTTCACGGTCGAGGCCCGCAACGGCTTCGCGGACGACGGCGGGGTGAGCCCGCGCTCCGGCGAGTCGAACGCGGTGCGCCCCTACACGCGCCCCGCGGGACCCTCGATCTCGACCTCGAACGGGAAGTGCACCGCCGGCGACAAGTGCCCGGTGACCGTGAAGGCCTCCGCCGGGGGCGGTGACGGAGGCGCCGGGAACAAGACCCTCCAGGTCAAGATCGACGGCGGCTCGTGGCAGGACTCGGACACCTCCTACTCCAAGACCATCCAGAAGAAGTCCGGGGCCTCGGTCAAGGTCGAGGCGCGCGTGGTCACGACGCCGAAGAACGCCGATGGCTCGACGGCGACGATGACCTCCTCGACGGTGGAGAAGACCGAGAAGGCGCGCTCCTGGCAGCAGACCCCGAAGTACAGCGACATCTCCTGGGGCTCGTACGTGCCGTCAGGCACCCCCAAATGCGAGAACGACAACTGCAGGTGGTTCCAGGTCACCCTGCGGGACATGACCCCCGGCGAGACGTACAAGGTCGCGTTCTCCAACGAGGGCGAGACCCGTTACAAGACCATCGAGATGCGAGCGGACAGCAACGGCACCGCGACGTCCGCGCCGGACGAGAACTTCTACGGATACGTCCGCGGAGGCGTTCCGGAATGGCCGATGACCATCGAGGTCCAGGTCAACGGCAAGTGGGTGACAGTCGCGGAAGACATCTACCGGCCGTGA
- a CDS encoding geranylgeranyl pyrophosphate synthase (PFAM: Polyprenyl synthetase): MPSTLPGVPDIDEDLATRIVERLGTIEDRLRASVSTSDDMVRWTGRHLMDAGGKRVRPMLVLLAASLGDIDADGVQDAAVLVELTHLASLYHDDVMDSAPTRRGTDSAHALWGNNVAILTGDFLFARASGLSARIGTDAVREHSETFERLCLGQLHETVGPKPGDDPFAHYISVLSDKTASLLALAGSLGASLSGAPQGSADVMRRYGEKVGVAFQLADDVLDLESDAATSGKTPGIDLREGVPTMPTLLVRRRAQDHPDSHSLDIVERLDGDLSSSAALDELVDLLREDPALEETRGLASRTAEEAMEILSELPAGAARDALKAFTATLVGRSR, translated from the coding sequence ATGCCGTCCACGCTGCCGGGCGTTCCCGACATCGATGAGGACCTCGCGACCCGCATCGTCGAGCGTCTCGGAACCATCGAGGACCGTCTGCGCGCCTCCGTGTCCACATCGGATGACATGGTGCGTTGGACAGGACGGCATCTCATGGACGCCGGCGGCAAGCGCGTGCGACCCATGCTCGTGCTGCTGGCCGCCTCCCTCGGCGACATCGACGCGGACGGCGTGCAGGATGCCGCCGTGCTCGTCGAGCTCACCCACCTCGCGAGCCTCTACCACGACGACGTGATGGACTCCGCGCCCACCCGCCGCGGCACCGACAGCGCCCACGCCCTCTGGGGCAACAACGTCGCGATCCTCACCGGAGACTTCCTCTTCGCCCGGGCCAGTGGCCTGAGCGCCCGCATCGGCACCGACGCCGTCCGCGAGCACTCCGAGACGTTCGAGAGGCTCTGCCTCGGGCAGCTGCACGAGACCGTCGGCCCCAAGCCCGGGGACGACCCCTTCGCCCACTACATCTCCGTGCTCTCGGACAAGACCGCCTCGCTGCTCGCCCTCGCCGGCAGCCTCGGCGCCTCACTCTCCGGAGCGCCGCAGGGCAGCGCGGACGTCATGCGCCGCTACGGGGAGAAGGTCGGCGTCGCCTTCCAGCTCGCCGACGACGTGCTGGACCTCGAGAGCGACGCCGCCACGAGCGGGAAGACCCCCGGCATCGACCTGAGGGAGGGCGTGCCCACCATGCCCACCCTGCTCGTGCGCCGCCGCGCGCAGGACCACCCCGACAGCCACAGCCTCGACATCGTCGAACGCCTCGACGGGGATCTCAGCAGCAGCGCGGCCCTCGACGAGCTCGTCGACCTCCTGCGCGAGGATCCCGCGCTCGAGGAGACCCGCGGCCTCGCCTCCCGCACCGCCGAGGAAGCCATGGAGATCCTCTCCGAGCTGCCGGCCGGTGCGGCACGCGACGCGCTCAAGGCCTTCACCGCCACGCTCGTCGGCCGCAGCCGCTGA